One window from the genome of Aquabacterium sp. A3 encodes:
- a CDS encoding class I SAM-dependent methyltransferase, whose amino-acid sequence MKHEVNVPCTVCGGSESQLLHAIDYQRFSYPGLFQIRQCQGCGLIFNSPRLTDDGIVRLYDGNYYVFLEPPTDALSRVATLMHQTVATVSAQVPDKRMLEVGCAKGYLLAIMAELGWTVAGVELSEDAAEHARHQLGQQVYTGTLQAHVTSDQFSPYPLVVSTDVIEHVTDLEGFVRACHRAVAPGGLLLLGTPNADSIHRHRQGERWLGFNPFHIFLFNRHNLGTLLARHGFEVVQAYTCNNTDDPPPLMPQDSPLKKFARRGLQSTGLMAIVRAVMAHKPSASEAGPHGKNLSLPDAVRHTAQELRQRPPYFSTTDGSHPRSAACLGDNLVVVARRQAEPGAGA is encoded by the coding sequence ATGAAGCACGAGGTCAATGTTCCCTGCACGGTCTGTGGCGGCAGCGAAAGCCAGTTGCTGCACGCCATCGACTACCAGCGTTTCTCGTACCCAGGCTTGTTTCAGATACGCCAGTGCCAGGGTTGCGGGCTGATCTTCAACTCGCCACGGCTGACCGACGACGGCATCGTGCGCCTGTATGACGGCAACTACTACGTGTTTCTCGAACCCCCGACCGACGCCTTGAGTCGGGTGGCCACATTGATGCACCAAACGGTGGCCACGGTCTCGGCTCAGGTGCCTGACAAGCGGATGCTGGAAGTAGGTTGCGCCAAAGGCTACTTGCTGGCCATCATGGCCGAGCTGGGGTGGACCGTGGCGGGTGTCGAGCTGTCTGAAGACGCGGCCGAGCACGCCAGGCATCAACTGGGTCAACAGGTGTACACGGGCACGCTGCAGGCACACGTCACTTCAGATCAGTTCAGCCCCTATCCGCTGGTGGTGAGCACCGACGTGATCGAGCACGTCACCGACCTGGAGGGGTTTGTTCGGGCCTGCCACCGGGCGGTGGCACCCGGTGGCCTGCTGTTGCTGGGCACGCCCAATGCCGACTCGATTCACCGACACCGCCAAGGCGAACGCTGGCTGGGCTTCAACCCCTTTCACATCTTCCTCTTCAACCGGCACAACCTGGGCACTTTGCTGGCACGCCATGGGTTTGAAGTGGTACAGGCCTACACCTGCAACAACACCGATGACCCGCCACCATTGATGCCCCAGGACTCTCCGCTCAAGAAATTCGCTCGCCGCGGGCTTCAGTCCACAGGGCTGATGGCGATCGTGCGCGCCGTCATGGCGCACAAGCCATCTGCCAGCGAAGCCGGACCCCACGGCAAAAACCTGTCATTGCCCGACGCTGTTCGCCACACAGCACAGGAACTGCGCCAGCGCCCGCCCTACTTCTCCACCACTGACGGATCGCACCCGCGCAGCGCCGCCTGCCTGGGCGACAACCTCGTGGTGGTGGCGCGGCGCCAGGCCGAACCGGGGGCAGGCGCATGA
- a CDS encoding undecaprenyl-phosphate glucose phosphotransferase: MIRRGLLRERPYAVLMIKRLADLGLTLLCGLVVHRLLDGQWEMDGATRELMLYTLLGGVVLFDLSGLYRSSTRGGRLLRELEMLLMSWGALFMAYLVVNWLTGLDANLPHPWWMPLTAATSFVCQLVFRDLSARALRSLRARGFNRKRIAIAVASDLGRSVSAQIKAQPGLGIDVVGYIDDRGPERLSAPLDAPVLGTVDHIARLAQQHDLDQVWLAMPFRAEERIRHILHELRHSTVDIQLVPDVFQFFLMNQALDEIGGIPVHTLTATPMQGLNRWLKAVEDRVLSALILILISPLLLIIAAAVKASSPGPVIFKQKRHGWNGRAIEVWKFRTMRLHDASHGIKLATRHDPRVTRVGAFLRRTSLDELPQFFNVLRGDMSIVGPRPHPIEINDAYKDSVDKYMLRHKVKPGITGWAQVNGLRGELDTPDKMERRVQHDLYYIEHWSLWFDLRIVLMTFFKGFVHENAY; the protein is encoded by the coding sequence ATGATTCGTCGTGGCCTGCTCAGGGAACGGCCCTATGCCGTGTTGATGATCAAACGACTGGCCGACCTGGGTCTGACCTTGCTGTGCGGCCTGGTGGTGCACCGGCTGCTCGATGGCCAGTGGGAGATGGACGGCGCCACCCGAGAGCTGATGCTGTACACCCTTCTGGGCGGGGTGGTGTTGTTTGACCTCTCGGGGCTGTACCGAAGCTCCACACGGGGCGGCCGACTGCTGCGCGAACTGGAAATGCTCCTGATGTCATGGGGCGCGCTGTTCATGGCTTATTTGGTGGTGAACTGGCTGACCGGACTGGACGCGAACCTGCCTCACCCCTGGTGGATGCCGCTGACCGCCGCCACCTCATTCGTCTGTCAACTGGTGTTTCGGGATCTCAGCGCACGCGCGCTGCGCAGCCTGCGGGCCAGGGGATTCAACCGCAAACGCATTGCCATCGCCGTCGCCAGCGACCTGGGGCGCAGCGTGAGCGCACAGATCAAGGCGCAGCCGGGCCTGGGCATCGACGTGGTTGGCTACATCGATGACCGCGGACCGGAGCGGCTGTCCGCGCCACTGGATGCGCCTGTTCTGGGCACGGTGGACCACATTGCGCGACTGGCGCAGCAACACGACCTGGATCAGGTCTGGCTGGCCATGCCCTTTCGGGCCGAAGAACGCATTCGCCACATCCTGCATGAGCTCCGTCACAGCACCGTCGACATCCAGCTGGTGCCTGATGTCTTTCAGTTCTTCCTCATGAACCAGGCGCTGGACGAGATCGGGGGAATTCCTGTTCACACCCTGACGGCCACGCCCATGCAGGGCCTCAATCGGTGGCTGAAGGCGGTCGAAGACCGTGTGCTGTCTGCACTGATCCTGATCCTCATCAGCCCTTTGTTGCTGATCATTGCCGCCGCGGTCAAGGCGTCTTCCCCTGGGCCGGTGATCTTCAAGCAGAAGCGTCACGGCTGGAATGGCCGCGCCATCGAGGTCTGGAAGTTTCGAACCATGCGCCTGCATGACGCCTCACACGGCATCAAGCTGGCCACACGGCATGACCCCAGGGTGACCCGCGTCGGCGCCTTCCTGCGTCGAACCAGCCTGGATGAACTGCCCCAGTTCTTCAATGTGCTTCGGGGCGACATGTCGATCGTGGGGCCGCGCCCTCATCCGATCGAGATCAATGACGCCTACAAGGACAGTGTCGACAAGTACATGCTCCGCCACAAGGTCAAGCCGGGCATCACTGGCTGGGCCCAGGTCAACGGACTGCGAGGTGAGCTGGACACACCCGACAAGATGGAGCGCCGCGTACAGCACGACCTGTACTACATCGAGCACTGGTCGCTGTGGTTTGACTTGCGCATCGTGTTGATGACTTTCTTCAAAGGCTTTGTGCATGAAAACGCCTACTGA
- a CDS encoding SDR family NAD(P)-dependent oxidoreductase, with the protein MKTPTDAPHEHPLTAPRVLVVGATASIGPSVVQAFMEAGYVVTGTARTCAPTDDPPPLCPMAPLDLTDAASIDAFVSHHLAPLAPLNVVVMLAGILPGRSLKDYSDDTMDRVMSTNFTGQARLIQRLMPHLAAQAHVIMVSSISGERGSFDPIYAASKAAQIAFVKSMATWLAPGIRFNALAPALIEDSTMHDAMSTERRAHHRAQSPTGRLSTKEEIAGVVVDMCGKHWRNLNGQVIRINGGLHV; encoded by the coding sequence ATGAAAACGCCTACTGACGCACCACATGAGCACCCACTCACAGCCCCGCGCGTGCTGGTGGTGGGTGCCACGGCGTCGATTGGGCCGTCGGTGGTTCAGGCCTTCATGGAGGCGGGCTACGTCGTGACGGGCACGGCCAGAACATGCGCGCCCACAGACGATCCGCCCCCCTTGTGTCCGATGGCGCCACTCGACCTGACAGATGCCGCATCGATCGATGCATTCGTGTCGCATCACCTGGCCCCACTGGCGCCGCTGAACGTTGTTGTGATGCTCGCAGGCATCTTGCCGGGCCGATCGCTGAAAGACTACAGCGACGACACCATGGACCGGGTGATGAGCACCAATTTCACGGGCCAGGCGCGGCTGATTCAGCGACTCATGCCGCACCTGGCTGCCCAGGCGCACGTGATCATGGTGTCGTCCATCTCGGGCGAGCGGGGCAGTTTCGACCCCATCTATGCCGCATCAAAAGCCGCGCAGATTGCCTTTGTCAAATCCATGGCCACCTGGCTCGCCCCTGGCATCCGGTTCAATGCCCTGGCCCCTGCGCTGATCGAAGACAGCACCATGCACGACGCCATGAGCACTGAACGTCGGGCACATCATCGGGCGCAATCGCCCACCGGGCGCCTGAGCACCAAAGAGGAAATCGCTGGCGTGGTGGTGGACATGTGTGGCAAGCATTGGCGCAACCTCAACGGCCAGGTCATCAGAATCAACGGAGGACTGCATGTCTGA